Part of the Vigna angularis cultivar LongXiaoDou No.4 chromosome 1, ASM1680809v1, whole genome shotgun sequence genome, CCTGAACACatactttatttaatattatattctaTAATACACTTATTGATGAACTCTTTATTGTCTGTTTTtacttgaataattttttttatctttctcctCAATCTCTTGTATCTTATACATTTTCCTCTTACTTACATCATATCATTCCCTTTTATCTCCTATCTCAATCTTTTCCTTCTATGTCTTGATTTTCAATGTCCTTAACAAACTTATCActgaaaaaataacaaatgaatgataaatataaaaaacataaaataaaaatttaagggaCTAAATGAAaagagtaataataataaaaaatagataaacgTATAATTTAGGacttaaaaatatcaatatccaatattttttttatcaatgaaatttcctttattaaaaaccataaacaacttcataaatttatgataaaaacatattatattatatgcatATTCTTAATATCCGTTCTTCATTTATTTGTTCTTTCTACCAGTGAAGGTAACTTTTCCATCGATTGTGATAACAACAATTCGTTTTAGCCCTTCAAAGTGTAAAGGATAACCTTATTGTGGGACTATACAATTTAGTGGTGCTACACTTTCAACTACAATTATTTTGGGAAACAAACAGCCACTCTCTCTTAAATGAAAgatgtttttttcaaaatttaccaTAGGTTCACATAGTGTTGTAAAAACCTAACCCGACTCATATTCAACCAATTCAACTCATTTATTAATGAGTCGAAAAAATTTAGACTCGGTTTGACCCATCCCAAGTTGGTGGGTTAAATGGATTAACTTACTAActcacttaacttttttttatcctcTTCTTTCAAAGaccaatttatataaaaaaatgttttacataaatataataagagtttgagttgtaatgttttatttattcgaataattaattaatttcatttcattaaaaatatataggtGGGTTGATCTAGCTCACTACAAGTTTAACTTGAGTGAACCAAGTTCTTAATAAGCCGAATCAAAATtgacatttcaaaattttttttcaacCTAACCCAATCCAAACTTGTAGTAGATCAGGTTAACTCACAAGTTTCTAACCCATTTTTACATCACTAAATTCACATAGGATAttagttaaaaatgtaattaaataagaaattgtAATGGAATTGTATAAAAGATGAcagaaaataatttgtttgtttgtaaatttgatatcattgaaaagaaataaaagaaaatacccAGATTCCACCACTTCTGCAAAGGAGCATGCCATTGAATGtcaataaattgattttgttttcagTTTCTCAATAATGTTTCATGAAAATCATTATTACCACGTGGCTCACATATCCAGAAAATGCTGTTGGAACTGTGATCTACAATTTAGATCACGACAGAAAAAAAGAATGTactatttttcttctatttaaaTTACCTAAGAATAtctaataattatgttttgaatgtaagtgtttatcatataaaattatgtatgagttattttaacaatttaaaaacaaGGTTATGATCTTTTGTAAGttgagttattttttataaaatatttaataatcactgatataagttaaaatattttttaaatacatctCAAAACAAATACctatttataaaatgaattataattaaacttCTTCACTAGAATAAAGATACCAGATTACTTTAAAACAAACTAAAGCTGGTGATTTAAAAGTTATGTATTCACAGGAGATTTTTCAAGTGATATTATACTTGAATATTTTAGTTAAGATTTTGAGTTTAAtggatataaaaaatatagttaaaaaagGTTTTATTGGTCTGATTAACCAAATTCTTCTATagaaattaatcataaaaagttaataaatatttcattctaaatagaaaaaactaatcaatcaaagcCGACATTGCATGTTATCTTCCTCTTTCTTTCGTGCATGTTCTTATCACCTTGCTTTAACTTTAGAGGGTAAAAAGTGCAATGGATGACTTACCAGTAAAAGTACAATTCTTAAGCCAAAGCAaccattttttgttttcaaatgaGCTCCAAATCCATTAGCGCTTAATTTATTCGGgataattaagataattatttgagtgttcaaaactataaaatcataaaggattcattcaataaaaaataagagtggtaaaaatttataattttgaataaattttactaaatcATATTCGATAAACCGTACGTATGATAATATATTCGCTGGTGATTTAGTCAATATGTATGAAGATTCTAAACTAGAATATTCTATGTGctcctttttttattaaattattttgatataaatatttttttattatctagaTTTATCGTAttcattagaaaaaatattcttttaatattattaagagtaaattaaatattttttacagtTAACGTTTTACTTgtacataaataaaatgtagGAGCCTGAAAATGTAAGACTATTGGGTCCTGCAGCCTGGTCCAAGAAGCTAAGGACACTAGGACCTTAGAAGAGGTCTCATTTTCCAACTCTGAGTTCTTCATCCAtttcctctttttctctctaAGTTCAGCTTCACTTTCTTATTCTTGCTCTGATTTTTCTCTACTTTTCCACCACTTCCCACTGTTGTCGTTTACGGAGTTGAGAGCTTTCCCTTCATCCGATTAGATTTTCATTTTGGACGGGTAAGTTATCTTTTTCTGTTTCCCCTTTTTCCtttgaacctagggcatgcaatATTCTAGTTGCATGTAGTCAATGGTTTTTCTCTCTAGATTCTCTATCTATTCTAACTCTAAGAGATGTCTTTGTACCCAATCTGACGTTTTGTAGATACTGTTGAACTTGCTTCTGTGCAAGAGTACTGTTTTGGGGTTTCCTCTAAAGAGTGTTGTGCTTGTAACCCCTAAGGTAAGggtaactaattatttttgtatgaatttattttataaaaatatatgcatatgaatgttgaactggtgtgctcttgtgaaacttgttttatgacttttattgtattgggtgttataactgaaactgtgaaattgtgcatgttgtgatgtgatgaatttaatctgttttgaatgagtttgttggctgaaattgatcttgttggaaggtctggagtaagggttctataatagcatgtatatgggtattaaatagatgtacaggtactgtttgaggttgctgtgagaggaagtgaaaatattaaaattaggcatttcagatttagagcataagagaacatggtagataatttaaataaattaattgttaattgttgagagcctttctttgttggtaggatagaggaaccttaaaaacctgagttgacACATCCCTCATCATAGAGCAGCCTTgacctggtccagtcagttgtgactagtcatatgtgctggcgtcgaaggtgagtttgatgcgttcagacatctgggtcatctccggtgaccaattggggtaaagaaagatctctactaggatgaaaataaaataaaacaagttgattgtagatgcataaagttatcatgtgttaatttctagtaaattataattttaggaaaTCAGTCACTGTGTGTTTGGAATTTAAAGTAAGgatccatatataaatatatatatatatatatatatattagtttaatataatataaaaatatatatttataacgttacgtatcatatatatatatatatatatatatataataaagtaaggatagttgtttcttatattgaaaCGAGTTGGAGCTGTTTGGTTCTTGGTATTGATTAACTTAGATTCAATTGtggagatgttatttttataatttgtgagtggtgagtaatgtatattgttgagattgtgtatatgttgattgtgGCAGAAAGTATATGATTACAAAGTGATGAAAGTATGATCCAAGTTATAAATCAAGTTTCATCTGTGTaggatctcttggtgagatccttagtgttttagaatgaaagtaggagctcagtcttgggggtcattCTGATACTCCAATGGCTAATCATACTCAAGTAGAGGGATtaatccatgtggtgaggagtagcaggaggtcttagtcttgggggcttctagtatgcctcaaggcccggaacaggctaaccttgtgagtgtggcagggtggggaacccaagtttcataagtcaCCACGAGTGCAGGACCCGCCATAGCTTGActatcattctaagtccggactaGTCAAGTCTAGTTTATGACATGTTCCTTTGTATGGTTTAACTTGCTTGGcttaaagtatttatttgatGAATTGTTTACTTTAATATAGTATGCTTGCTTGTGAAACTAGCTCACTCTTGCTTGTGTGTTCGTGctttgtttgggtatgtttcctgttgcaatgatcatcctaaattggatgtgagcagatgaagAGGAGGTGTCTGTGGAGCAAGCGCTGGAAGAAGGTGATGCTGCAGTTTATTATGTCTAGGATCTTGATTAGTAGTATTATTCTAATGATAATTCACAGTGGTTCTTTATGTTTAAGAGACCAACtctgattttattttggatgtAACCAATATAGTCTGTTATATGTCTCTAACTGCTTTCCAATATTATAACTgaatgacgtctttattatatatacatgtcGTATATTATGGGGATGTCACACTTAACCTAGGGAGAACTGGATAAAATGTAAGTCACATTAGCagtaaaaaaaatccaatacTAAAAGTTACTTGTTTTGTTACACTCATTCTCTTGTGtaattttgacaatttttaaactatatcCTGTTCCAACAACAGGTCGCTTCTATAAATTTTCAAGTAGAGGAATCTAAGGAAACAAATTTCATGTCTTAcattagtaaaaattaaaaaaaaaaatcactatcTTAGAGGGTTgatccaaatatatatatatatatatatatatatatatatatatatatatatatatatatatatatatatatatatatatatatatatatatatataaacgctataaaaccaaaataattttttaaaagataaaggaaaaataaaataaaatagaagacaAATATATTACCACTTAAgaatatgaatatataaaaCGTGCCTTATTTCAGAACACAACAAGTACTTATAGTTGAAATGGCCTCCATGTacatatatttacataaaatttttgttgaagttttgaAGCATCATCGATTAAACATTGCAAACGGTTTGGATTGAAATGAAAAAGATGCAAAGCAGAGAGAAACGAAGGGATTATATAAATTGACTAAGCCATCATTTGGTAAAACTCATCGAAATCAAGAACACCGTTGTGATCAATGTCAAAGGCACCAATCATGGCAACACACTCATCATAGGACCTGTCATCTCCAAGACGGTGCAACATCCTCTGCAACCCCTTCGGGGTGATGCAACCGCACCCTTCTTTCTCCCACACAAACATCTCAaaagcctttctcagatccccCTCATCACCATCTCTCTTCATCAGCTTCGTGAAATCCTGCAAGTCCAACATGTTATCCCCATCGGAATCCAGGTCATGGATCACCCCTTCGACATCCTCGTGAGACACGTGCTCCCCAATGGACCCAAAATACGACCTAAGCTCGTAGGCCGAGATTTtcccatctccatcaccatcaaaGTGACGAAATGCTTCCACCAGGCCGTTGATGTCTTCCTTCTTTGGGGTTGTGCATGTTGA contains:
- the LOC108338242 gene encoding probable calcium-binding protein CML41; this encodes MATDTIFNPSKWFSYKTLKLSLRRPRSRSSNSPSQSSTASPRSPMSTCTTPKKEDINGLVEAFRHFDGDGDGKISAYELRSYFGSIGEHVSHEDVEGVIHDLDSDGDNMLDLQDFTKLMKRDGDEGDLRKAFEMFVWEKEGCGCITPKGLQRMLHRLGDDRSYDECVAMIGAFDIDHNGVLDFDEFYQMMA